Proteins encoded within one genomic window of Epinephelus lanceolatus isolate andai-2023 chromosome 9, ASM4190304v1, whole genome shotgun sequence:
- the c9h9orf78 gene encoding splicing factor C9orf78 homolog, with product MPCGRNFRRRKDSSDVEEDETTEEVRSKVEEAKELQSLRKRQTGVSVTALLVGEKLPPEAEIDNDPFKLKTGGVVDMKKVKDRNRDMTEEETDLNLGTSFSAETNRRDEDADMMKYIETELKKKKGLVEAEEQKVKVKNAEDHLYELPESIRVNSAKKTEEMLSNQMLSGIPEVDLGIDAKIKNIIQTEDAKAKLLAEQRNKKKDHGTSFVPTNIAVNYVQHNRFYHEDVNAPQRHHRHREEPKARPLRVGDTEKPGPEASSPPNYRKRPNNEKATDDYHYEKFKKMNRRY from the exons ATGCCGTGTGGCAGAAACTTTAGGCGGAGAAAGGACTCGTCAGATGTAGAGGAGGATGAGACAACCGAAGAAGTCAG ATCTAAAGTGGAGGAGGCTAAAGAGCTTCAGAGTTTACGGAAACGACAGACCGGAGTCAG tgtgacagcccTGTTGGTCGGGGAGAAACTGCCACCAGAGGCTGAAATTGAT AATGATCCTTTTAAACTGAAGACTGGAGGCGTTGTAGACATGAAGAAAGTCAAAGACAGGAATAGGGACAT GACTGAAGAGGAGACGGATCTGAACCTGGGCACCTCCTTTTCTGCTGAAACTAACAGAAGAGACGAGGATGCAGACAT GATGAAATACATTGAGACagagctgaagaagaagaagggctTGGTGGAGGCAGAGGAACAGAAAGTTAAGGTGAAGAATGCAGAAGATCACCTGTATGAGCTGCCTGAGAGCATCCGAGTCAATTCTGCCAAGAAGACAGAGGAGATGTTGTCCAATCAGATGCTGAGCGGGATCCCTGAAGTCGATCTTGGTATTGA TGCAAAGATAAAGAACATTATCCAGACAGAGGATGCAAAAGCCAAGCTTCTGGCAGAACAGAGGAACAAGAAAAAAGACCACGGCACATCTTTTGTACCCACCAACATCGCTGTTAACTACGTCCAACACAACCGCT TCTATCATGAGGATGTGAACGCACCACAGAggcaccacagacacagagaggagccCAAGGCCAGGCCACTGCGTGTGGGAGACACTGAGAAACCAGGTCCAGAGG CTTCGTCACCACCAAACTACCGCAAACGTCCAAACAACGAAAAAGCCACAGATGACTACCATTATGAGAAGTTCAAGAAGATGAACCGACGATATTGA
- the med22 gene encoding mediator of RNA polymerase II transcription subunit 22 isoform X1, with the protein MATQRVLPQSKETLLQNYNKRLKDDIRSILDNFTEIIKTAKIEDETQVSRATQAEQDHYEMHVRAANIVRAGESLMKLVSDLKQFLILNDFPSVNDAISLQNQHLRSLQEECDKKLTSLRDEIAIDLYELEEEYYSSSYSQWDSTDLPLCEAYRRRDSWASPGSSCSSTQGDREDVEGPPSQETNPQHHLNGHGTSSIEKP; encoded by the exons ATGGCGACCCAGAGAGTGCTCCCTCAGAGCAAAGAGACTCTGCTACAGAACTACAACAAGAGGCTGAAAGATGACATCAGGTCCATCCTGGACAACTTCACAGAGATTATCAAAACAGCAAAG ataGAGGATGAGACACAGGTTTCCAGGGCAACCCAAGCAGAGCAGGACCATTATGAGATGCACGTCAGAGCAGCAAACATT GTACGAGCTGGTGAGTCCCTCATGAAGCTGGTGTCCGATCTGAAGCAGTTCCTGATTCTGAACGACTTTCCCTCGGTGAACGATGCCATCAGCCTCCAGAACCAGCACCTCCGCTCGCTGCAGGAGGAGTGTGACAAGAAGCTCACCTCGCTCCGTGACGAGATCGCCATCGACCTGTATGAGCTAGAGGAAGAATATTACTCCTCCAG CTACAGTCAGTGGGACAGCACTGATCTGCCACTGTGTGAGGCCTACCGCCGACGAGACAGTTGGGCCTCCccaggcagcagctgcagctctacgCAGGGAGACCGGGAGGATGTGGAAGGGCCTCCTTCTCAGGAGACAAACCCCCAACACCACCTCAACGGACATGGGACGTCCTCCATAGAGAAACCATGA
- the med22 gene encoding mediator of RNA polymerase II transcription subunit 22 isoform X2 — protein sequence MATQRVLPQSKETLLQNYNKRLKDDIRSILDNFTEIIKTAKIEDETQVSRATQAEQDHYEMHVRAANIVRAGESLMKLVSDLKQFLILNDFPSVNDAISLQNQHLRSLQEECDKKLTSLRDEIAIDLYELEEEYYSSRYK from the exons ATGGCGACCCAGAGAGTGCTCCCTCAGAGCAAAGAGACTCTGCTACAGAACTACAACAAGAGGCTGAAAGATGACATCAGGTCCATCCTGGACAACTTCACAGAGATTATCAAAACAGCAAAG ataGAGGATGAGACACAGGTTTCCAGGGCAACCCAAGCAGAGCAGGACCATTATGAGATGCACGTCAGAGCAGCAAACATT GTACGAGCTGGTGAGTCCCTCATGAAGCTGGTGTCCGATCTGAAGCAGTTCCTGATTCTGAACGACTTTCCCTCGGTGAACGATGCCATCAGCCTCCAGAACCAGCACCTCCGCTCGCTGCAGGAGGAGTGTGACAAGAAGCTCACCTCGCTCCGTGACGAGATCGCCATCGACCTGTATGAGCTAGAGGAAGAATATTACTCCTCCAGGTACAAGTAG